One window of the Pseudarthrobacter sp. ATCC 49987 genome contains the following:
- a CDS encoding ArsR/SmtB family transcription factor has translation MISAAQTPLYEIKANLFKALAHPARIRVLELLSAAPDNAAPVSYLLAETGLEASHLSQHLATLRRHGVVTSTRAANTVTYRLAHPKIAELLSIARTFLLDSLADSNDQLRLAQELPNEHLKDSVS, from the coding sequence ATGATTTCGGCAGCACAAACCCCCTTGTACGAGATCAAAGCGAACCTGTTCAAGGCCCTCGCCCACCCGGCGCGGATCCGCGTGCTCGAACTGCTGTCCGCCGCCCCGGATAACGCCGCGCCCGTGAGCTACCTGCTGGCCGAGACGGGCCTCGAAGCGTCCCACCTGTCCCAGCACCTCGCCACGCTGCGTCGGCACGGGGTGGTGACGTCGACCCGCGCCGCCAACACCGTGACCTACCGGCTGGCCCATCCGAAAATCGCCGAGTTGCTGTCCATCGCCCGGACCTTCCTCCTCGACAGCCTGGCCGATTCCAACGACCAGCTCAGACTCGCGCAGGAACTGCCCAATGAACACCTCAAGGATTCCGTTTCATGA
- a CDS encoding FAS1-like dehydratase domain-containing protein has protein sequence MTINPDLQGRSYPAKEVYDVGREKIREFARAVKATHPAHFDVDAAKALGHSDLVAPPTFAIIVAQRADAQLIEDPDSGIDFSRVVHADQRFIHHRPIIAGDRLVAELHVDGVRAMGGGAMITTRSEIFAVAAGTAADAAREAVATATSSILVRGEGQ, from the coding sequence ATGACTATCAATCCGGATCTGCAGGGGCGCAGCTACCCTGCCAAAGAGGTGTACGACGTGGGCCGCGAGAAAATTCGCGAGTTCGCCCGCGCGGTCAAAGCCACCCATCCCGCCCACTTCGATGTGGATGCGGCCAAAGCCCTGGGCCACAGCGACCTCGTGGCGCCCCCGACCTTCGCCATCATCGTGGCGCAAAGGGCCGACGCCCAGCTGATCGAGGACCCGGACTCCGGCATCGACTTCTCCCGCGTGGTCCACGCGGACCAGCGGTTCATCCACCACCGGCCCATCATCGCCGGGGACCGGCTGGTTGCCGAACTCCACGTCGACGGCGTCCGTGCCATGGGCGGCGGAGCCATGATCACCACCCGCTCGGAAATCTTCGCTGTGGCCGCCGGAACTGCCGCTGACGCAGCACGCGAGGCCGTCGCCACCGCCACCTCATCCATCCTGGTCCGCGGAGAGGGACAGTAG
- a CDS encoding MaoC family dehydratase, which produces MTPTLSELAVGQNIGSRSIDVTRTDLVKYAGASGDFNPIHWNEAFATSVGLPGVIAHGMFTMGSAVQLVTDWAGDPAAVVDFQTRFTKPVPVSDTTGTADAGAVIEVSGAIGALDAEAGTVRVDLTVTSAGQKVLMKAQAVVRLA; this is translated from the coding sequence ATGACACCCACCCTTTCAGAACTCGCTGTCGGCCAAAACATCGGCAGCCGCAGCATCGACGTCACCCGCACGGACCTCGTCAAGTACGCGGGCGCCTCCGGCGACTTCAATCCGATCCACTGGAACGAGGCCTTCGCCACGAGCGTGGGACTGCCTGGTGTGATCGCCCACGGCATGTTCACCATGGGCTCCGCCGTCCAGCTCGTGACCGACTGGGCCGGCGACCCCGCCGCCGTCGTCGATTTCCAGACCCGCTTCACCAAGCCGGTCCCGGTGTCCGACACCACGGGGACCGCCGACGCCGGCGCCGTGATTGAGGTCAGCGGCGCCATCGGAGCTCTCGACGCCGAGGCAGGCACCGTCCGCGTGGACCTCACCGTCACCTCGGCCGGCCAGAAAGTGCTGATGAAGGCCCAGGCCGTCGTCAGGCTGGCCTAG
- a CDS encoding MFS transporter — MNVRTGQAAEVTHWRNAVVVAYAVSGIAFATWVSRLPAIRDGLDLTPGNVGLLLLCMTLGSFISVSASGLIVLRFGSKQTIRIGSIMVGAGMVVAGAGTSVLANPLVVAAGLAVIGLGTASWNTASNVEGAAVERAVRRHIMPRLHGAFSLGTVAGAGAGAWAAGAGVPVFSHFAAVGLLVAGSVATAASWFRADITPVEGGQRFKPAKPDTFEDPSTGPIPIISPDTDRPEAPLDSKRQIAQAWRDRRTLLLGVLVLGLALAEGAAGDWVALALADGHGQSDAAGAAGYGLFVTFMTVGRFTGTVVLDRFGRVPVMRWCAALAVLGLGMFVFAPVPWVAYAALAVWGLGASLGFPVGMSAAADDPLKAAARVSVVSTIGYGAFLCGPPLLGLLAEHVGILHSLLAVMVMLVVSFLLSPVARKVG; from the coding sequence GTGAACGTGCGCACGGGCCAGGCTGCTGAGGTCACGCACTGGCGGAACGCCGTCGTGGTTGCCTACGCAGTCAGCGGCATCGCCTTCGCCACCTGGGTCTCCCGGCTGCCGGCCATCCGTGACGGACTGGACCTCACCCCGGGGAATGTCGGGCTCCTGCTGCTGTGCATGACCCTGGGCTCCTTCATCTCGGTCTCCGCGTCCGGGCTGATCGTGCTGCGGTTCGGGTCCAAGCAGACCATCCGGATCGGCAGCATCATGGTGGGCGCCGGGATGGTCGTCGCCGGCGCAGGAACCTCCGTCCTGGCCAACCCGCTCGTCGTCGCCGCAGGGCTGGCCGTGATCGGCCTCGGCACGGCGAGCTGGAACACGGCTTCCAACGTCGAGGGAGCCGCTGTGGAGCGGGCCGTCCGCCGGCACATCATGCCGCGGCTGCACGGAGCGTTCTCCCTTGGCACCGTCGCCGGCGCGGGCGCAGGCGCCTGGGCCGCGGGGGCCGGGGTGCCCGTCTTCTCGCACTTCGCCGCAGTGGGTCTGCTGGTCGCCGGCTCCGTGGCCACCGCAGCGTCGTGGTTCCGCGCGGACATCACCCCGGTGGAGGGCGGGCAACGCTTCAAGCCAGCCAAGCCCGATACGTTCGAGGATCCCTCCACCGGGCCTATTCCGATCATCAGCCCGGATACGGACCGGCCCGAGGCCCCGCTGGACAGCAAACGCCAGATTGCGCAGGCCTGGCGGGACCGCCGGACGCTCCTGTTGGGGGTGCTCGTCCTGGGGCTCGCCCTCGCCGAGGGGGCGGCGGGGGACTGGGTGGCCCTGGCGCTCGCCGACGGCCACGGCCAGTCGGACGCCGCGGGCGCCGCCGGCTACGGGCTCTTCGTCACGTTCATGACCGTGGGACGCTTCACCGGCACCGTGGTCCTGGACCGCTTCGGCCGCGTCCCGGTGATGCGCTGGTGTGCGGCCCTTGCCGTGCTGGGCCTGGGTATGTTCGTCTTCGCGCCCGTGCCGTGGGTGGCTTATGCGGCCCTCGCGGTCTGGGGGCTCGGTGCCTCGCTGGGCTTCCCGGTGGGCATGTCCGCCGCCGCCGACGACCCCCTCAAGGCCGCCGCCCGGGTCTCCGTCGTCTCCACGATCGGCTACGGCGCGTTCCTCTGCGGGCCGCCCCTGCTGGGCCTCCTGGCGGAGCACGTCGGCATCCTGCACTCCCTGCTGGCCGTGATGGTGATGCTCGTGGTCAGCTTCCTGCTCTCACCGGTGGCCCGCAAGGTCGGCTAG
- a CDS encoding UDP-N-acetylmuramate dehydrogenase gives MTQTLLSALTTAAVGGPAGSFIEARTEAAIIDAVRSADAAGEPLLILGGGSNLLVSDDGFPGTVLKIASEGFTVNAEDSCGGVAVVVQAGHNWDALVEHAVLHAWSGIEALSGIPGATGATPVQNVGAYGSDVSQTIAVVRTWDRQRNAVQTFTNSELKFGYRDSILKQTTVNGSPRYVVLTVEFQLPLGRMSAPIRYAELARALGVEAGQRAYSNDVRREVLRLRASKGMVWDTADRDTYSTGSFFTNPIVPADVAAGLPAGAPRYPGGADGLTKLSAAWLIDQAGYGKGFGLEPESVSGGRASLSTKHTLAITNRGGASTADLLAIAREVRRGVVERFGIELHPEPLLIGVKL, from the coding sequence GTGACCCAGACACTGCTCTCCGCCCTGACCACCGCCGCCGTGGGCGGCCCCGCCGGCAGCTTCATCGAGGCCCGCACCGAGGCCGCGATCATCGACGCCGTCCGCTCAGCGGACGCTGCCGGCGAGCCGCTGCTGATCCTCGGCGGAGGCTCCAACCTGCTGGTGTCCGACGACGGGTTCCCCGGCACTGTGCTGAAGATCGCCTCGGAGGGTTTCACTGTCAACGCGGAGGACTCCTGCGGCGGCGTCGCCGTAGTGGTCCAGGCCGGCCATAACTGGGACGCCCTGGTGGAGCACGCCGTGCTCCACGCCTGGTCCGGGATCGAGGCGCTCTCCGGCATCCCGGGCGCCACGGGCGCCACCCCGGTCCAGAACGTCGGTGCCTACGGCTCGGACGTGTCCCAGACCATCGCCGTCGTACGGACCTGGGACCGGCAGCGCAACGCCGTGCAGACCTTCACCAACTCGGAGCTGAAGTTCGGCTACCGCGACTCGATCCTGAAACAAACCACCGTCAACGGCTCGCCGCGCTACGTCGTGCTGACGGTCGAGTTCCAGCTGCCCCTGGGCCGGATGAGCGCCCCGATCCGCTACGCCGAGCTCGCCCGCGCGCTGGGCGTTGAGGCGGGCCAGCGGGCCTATTCCAACGATGTCCGGCGCGAGGTCCTCCGGCTCCGTGCGTCCAAGGGCATGGTGTGGGACACCGCGGACCGGGACACGTACTCCACCGGCTCCTTCTTCACGAACCCGATCGTGCCGGCGGACGTAGCCGCCGGGCTGCCGGCCGGCGCACCGCGCTACCCGGGCGGCGCCGACGGACTGACCAAGCTCTCGGCGGCGTGGCTGATCGACCAGGCCGGCTACGGCAAAGGATTCGGGCTGGAGCCGGAGAGTGTGTCCGGCGGCCGGGCCTCGCTGTCCACCAAACACACCCTGGCGATCACCAACAGGGGAGGCGCAAGCACCGCGGACCTGCTGGCGATCGCGCGCGAGGTGCGCCGCGGCGTCGTCGAACGCTTCGGGATTGAACTGCACCCGGAACCGCTGCTCATCGGCGTGAAGCTCTAA
- a CDS encoding winged helix DNA-binding domain-containing protein, translated as MTAKARIRLSRGIIGRLRLASQGLAGSGFRSVPAAVRWMTAMQAQDLQSVLWAVGQRVPGSRVGDVRRALDRGEIVRSWPMRGTLHLLAPEDLKWMLAITSDRLIRGMAGRHRELDISARDIDAAAGAALELVSGGAAASRAELFQAFERSGHSTAGQRGIHLLGMMCQRGWLVQGPLAGNQQLLVAFDDWITESRTLDRAEGTAEWLLRYLRSHGPATERDFAWWSGIPLTEVRAALGRVKSQVVELEFERTSYWLSPEAAALLDEGVPAGRLVLALPGFDEFLLGYTDRSIVLPPEHANRIVPGGNGVFRRTIVAGGRIVGTWDVARSGGAVAVPEPFDDVNGLRPAAQRSFELQAAKYRRFLGT; from the coding sequence ATGACAGCAAAGGCGCGTATCCGGTTAAGCCGGGGGATCATTGGCCGGCTGCGGTTGGCCTCGCAGGGGCTGGCCGGGTCCGGGTTCCGCAGCGTCCCTGCGGCCGTGCGCTGGATGACCGCCATGCAGGCGCAGGACCTGCAGTCCGTCCTCTGGGCGGTCGGACAGCGTGTGCCGGGTTCCCGGGTGGGCGATGTCCGCCGCGCCCTGGACCGGGGGGAGATCGTCCGGTCCTGGCCGATGCGCGGCACCTTGCACCTGCTGGCTCCCGAAGACCTGAAGTGGATGCTGGCCATTACCTCCGATCGGCTGATCCGGGGGATGGCCGGGCGCCACCGGGAGCTCGATATCTCGGCCCGGGACATCGACGCTGCAGCGGGTGCCGCGTTGGAGCTGGTGTCCGGCGGTGCAGCGGCCAGCCGGGCGGAGTTGTTCCAGGCCTTCGAACGGTCCGGCCATTCCACGGCCGGCCAGCGCGGCATCCATCTGCTGGGCATGATGTGCCAGCGCGGTTGGCTGGTGCAGGGTCCGCTGGCCGGCAACCAGCAGCTGCTGGTGGCCTTCGACGACTGGATCACGGAGTCGCGGACACTGGACCGTGCGGAGGGGACCGCGGAGTGGCTGCTGCGGTACCTGCGCAGCCACGGGCCCGCCACCGAGCGTGACTTTGCCTGGTGGTCCGGCATACCCCTGACGGAGGTCCGCGCGGCCCTTGGCCGGGTGAAAAGCCAGGTGGTGGAACTGGAGTTCGAGCGGACCAGCTACTGGCTCTCCCCGGAGGCGGCGGCGCTGCTGGACGAAGGCGTCCCCGCCGGGCGGCTGGTCCTTGCGCTGCCGGGATTCGATGAGTTCCTGCTCGGCTACACGGACCGGTCGATCGTGCTGCCGCCGGAGCATGCGAACAGGATCGTGCCGGGCGGCAACGGGGTCTTCCGGAGAACGATTGTTGCCGGCGGCCGGATCGTCGGCACCTGGGACGTGGCCCGCAGCGGGGGCGCGGTGGCCGTGCCTGAGCCGTTCGACGACGTCAACGGACTGCGGCCTGCCGCCCAAAGGTCCTTTGAGCTGCAGGCCGCGAAGTACCGGAGATTCCTTGGTACCTGA
- the asd gene encoding aspartate-semialdehyde dehydrogenase: MTTAATPSVGLVGWRGMVGSVLMQRMQDEGDFANINPVFFSTSNAGGAAPAFAEGAGKLEDAFDVETLAKLPIIVTAQGGDYTKQVHGELRSRGWDGLWIDAASTLRMNDDSIIVLDPINRDVIDKGLANGTKDFIGGNCTVSCMLMGLGGLFKNGLVEWGTSMTYQAASGGGARHMRELLSQFGTLNAQVSPELDDPASAILEIDRKVLAHQRTDIDATQFGVPLAGSLIPWIDADLGNGQSKEEWKAGVETNKILGTSGDEHIIMDGLCIRIGAMRSHSQALTLKLREDLSVAEIEKLLDADNEWATVVPNTKEASMQNLTPVAASGTLDIPVGRIRKLEMGPQYISAFTVGDQLLWGAAEPLRRMLNIATGTL, from the coding sequence ATGACTACAGCAGCTACTCCGTCCGTTGGACTGGTCGGTTGGCGTGGCATGGTCGGTTCCGTCCTGATGCAGCGTATGCAGGACGAGGGCGACTTCGCCAACATCAACCCCGTATTTTTCTCCACCTCCAACGCGGGAGGTGCTGCCCCGGCGTTCGCTGAAGGGGCCGGCAAGCTCGAGGACGCGTTCGACGTCGAGACGCTCGCGAAGCTGCCGATCATCGTGACCGCCCAGGGCGGCGACTACACCAAACAGGTCCACGGCGAGCTGCGCAGCCGCGGCTGGGACGGCCTCTGGATCGACGCCGCATCCACCCTGCGGATGAACGACGATTCGATCATTGTGCTGGACCCGATAAACCGCGACGTGATCGACAAGGGCCTTGCCAACGGCACCAAGGATTTCATTGGCGGCAACTGCACCGTCTCCTGCATGCTGATGGGCCTGGGCGGGCTGTTCAAGAACGGCCTCGTCGAATGGGGCACGTCCATGACCTACCAGGCGGCCTCCGGCGGTGGCGCCCGGCACATGCGCGAACTGCTGAGCCAGTTCGGCACGCTTAACGCCCAGGTCAGCCCGGAACTGGACGACCCGGCGTCGGCCATCCTGGAGATCGACCGCAAAGTCCTGGCCCACCAGCGCACCGACATCGACGCCACCCAGTTCGGCGTGCCACTGGCCGGATCGCTGATCCCCTGGATCGACGCGGACCTCGGCAACGGCCAGTCCAAGGAAGAGTGGAAGGCCGGGGTGGAGACCAACAAGATCCTCGGCACCTCCGGCGATGAGCACATCATCATGGACGGGCTGTGCATCCGGATCGGCGCCATGCGGTCCCACTCCCAGGCGCTCACGCTCAAGCTCCGCGAAGACCTCTCCGTCGCTGAGATCGAGAAGCTCCTGGACGCGGACAACGAGTGGGCCACAGTGGTGCCCAACACCAAGGAGGCCTCCATGCAGAACCTCACGCCGGTGGCAGCCTCCGGCACCCTGGATATCCCGGTGGGCCGCATCCGGAAGCTGGAAATGGGGCCGCAGTACATCAGCGCCTTCACCGTGGGCGACCAGCTCCTGTGGGGCGCGGCCGAACCGCTGCGCCGGATGCTCAACATCGCGACCGGCACCCTGTAG
- a CDS encoding NF038396 family protein, whose product MLTKPELLFVLGYMLLPLLALLSAIVGLTMILGGDKIVGAIVLVVVTQAFAFGAFFVLRRRKHVLLPEPDGE is encoded by the coding sequence ATGCTGACAAAACCCGAACTTCTTTTTGTCCTTGGCTACATGCTGCTTCCGCTGCTGGCGCTGCTGTCCGCGATCGTGGGGCTGACCATGATCCTGGGTGGCGACAAGATCGTGGGCGCGATCGTGCTCGTGGTGGTCACCCAGGCTTTTGCCTTCGGGGCGTTCTTCGTCCTCCGGAGGCGGAAACACGTCCTGCTCCCGGAGCCCGACGGCGAGTAG
- a CDS encoding dihydrofolate reductase: MSDDNMQGAQPADFPDRLAALTGLGLVWAQTSTGVIGKDGGMPWHLPEDMAHFARLTTGHPVIMGRKTWESFPDKYRPLPGRTNIVITRQEGWGATPAAEGATAVRSLDDALLESQFAPGNDMVWIIGGGNIFAQSMDLADVTVITTIDTTTEGDTFAPDLGYDWTMDGSLPADGWETSANGTRYRINVWRRTEG; encoded by the coding sequence ATGAGCGACGACAACATGCAGGGCGCCCAGCCCGCCGACTTTCCCGACAGGCTGGCCGCCCTCACCGGCCTCGGCCTTGTCTGGGCCCAAACCAGCACCGGTGTCATCGGCAAGGACGGCGGCATGCCGTGGCACCTTCCGGAGGACATGGCGCACTTCGCCCGCCTCACGACAGGCCACCCGGTGATCATGGGCCGCAAGACCTGGGAGTCCTTTCCCGACAAATACCGTCCCCTGCCCGGGCGGACGAACATTGTCATCACCCGCCAGGAAGGCTGGGGTGCGACTCCGGCGGCCGAGGGCGCCACCGCGGTCAGGTCCCTGGACGACGCGCTCCTCGAGTCCCAGTTCGCGCCGGGCAACGACATGGTCTGGATCATCGGCGGCGGCAACATCTTCGCACAGTCCATGGACCTCGCCGACGTCACCGTCATCACCACGATCGACACCACCACGGAGGGCGACACGTTCGCCCCGGACCTCGGGTACGACTGGACCATGGACGGGAGCCTGCCGGCCGACGGCTGGGAGACCTCCGCCAACGGCACCCGCTACCGCATCAACGTTTGGCGCCGGACGGAAGGCTAA